The proteins below are encoded in one region of Thermosipho atlanticus DSM 15807:
- the pdxT gene encoding pyridoxal 5'-phosphate synthase glutaminase subunit PdxT, whose protein sequence is MKIGVSGIQGDFREHKAVLERMGIEALVVKKPEELDLVDGLIIPGGESTTMIRIMKMIGFYEVLKNKIENNFPVFGTCAGMIVLSKEVVNFKQDSLKAIDIKVERNAYGRQVDSFETDVYIKDFDKPFRAIFIRAPKVIEYGKDVEVLSEYDSSPILLRQGNILVASFHPELTVDTRIHEYFVEMIK, encoded by the coding sequence TTGAAAATAGGTGTTTCGGGAATACAAGGAGATTTTAGAGAGCATAAAGCAGTGCTTGAGAGAATGGGGATAGAAGCTTTAGTAGTGAAAAAGCCCGAAGAATTAGATTTGGTTGATGGTCTTATTATTCCCGGTGGAGAATCTACAACAATGATTCGCATTATGAAAATGATAGGTTTTTATGAGGTATTGAAGAATAAAATAGAAAATAATTTTCCAGTTTTTGGTACTTGTGCAGGAATGATTGTTTTATCTAAAGAAGTTGTGAATTTTAAACAAGATTCTTTAAAAGCCATTGATATAAAGGTTGAGAGAAATGCGTATGGAAGACAAGTGGATAGTTTTGAAACTGATGTTTATATTAAAGATTTTGATAAACCATTTAGAGCAATATTTATTAGAGCACCTAAGGTCATAGAATATGGAAAAGATGTAGAAGTGTTATCTGAATATGATAGTTCGCCAATCTTATTAAGACAAGGAAATATATTAGTTGCTTCATTTCATCCGGAATTAACTGTAGATACAAGAATTCATGAATATTTTGTAGAGATGATAAAGTAA
- the folK gene encoding 2-amino-4-hydroxy-6-hydroxymethyldihydropteridine diphosphokinase: MIVGIGNDILNIKRINLKIERRILTDLEKDNGKLSAQYLAGRFSLKESFFKAIGTGLGENSFKDVSFVNNKFGKPYAVFHKDFKGFNFCHVSLSHDDYVFSTVLLERVKGKIFLGLGSNLGQREENLKNALEEIQKNNIEIISISSLYITKPYGYKEQDDFYNIVIEIDTDLSPTNLLNTLLYIEKKMGRRREIKWGPRNIDIDILFYGNLVVDLPNLKIPHYDFENRDFFIAPMYEISKDFVHPISSKKMFEYFSNLSINWRKLEWNLKNI, from the coding sequence TTGATTGTTGGGATTGGTAATGACATATTAAATATCAAAAGAATTAACTTAAAAATTGAAAGAAGGATATTAACAGATTTAGAAAAAGATAATGGAAAATTAAGCGCCCAATATTTAGCTGGGCGTTTTTCACTTAAAGAATCTTTTTTTAAAGCTATAGGTACAGGTTTAGGTGAAAATTCTTTTAAAGATGTTTCCTTTGTAAATAACAAGTTTGGAAAGCCATATGCGGTTTTTCATAAAGATTTTAAGGGATTCAACTTTTGTCATGTATCACTTTCACATGATGATTATGTCTTTTCAACTGTCCTTTTGGAAAGGGTAAAAGGGAAAATTTTTCTTGGTTTGGGTAGTAATTTAGGTCAAAGGGAAGAAAATTTAAAAAATGCTTTAGAAGAGATTCAAAAAAATAATATTGAGATAATCAGTATTTCAAGTTTGTATATAACAAAACCATATGGATATAAAGAACAAGACGATTTTTATAATATTGTAATTGAAATAGATACAGATCTATCACCAACAAATTTGTTAAACACTTTGTTGTACATTGAAAAGAAAATGGGAAGAAGAAGAGAAATAAAATGGGGACCTAGAAATATAGACATTGATATTTTATTTTATGGTAATTTGGTAGTTGATTTACCGAATTTAAAGATTCCTCATTATGATTTTGAAAATAGGGATTTTTTTATTGCACCTATGTATGAAATATCTAAAGATTTTGTTCATCCTATTAGTTCTAAAAAAATGTTTGAATATTTTTCAAATTTGAGTATCAATTGGAGAAAACTGGAATGGAATCTAAAAAACATTTGA
- a CDS encoding ferritin — MLSEKLEKALNEQIKKEINSAYLYLSMATYFDSEGLKGFANWMKKQANEELGHAMKLYDYVYERGGEVELQAIEKPKCKWDSPLAAFEDAKNHEKFITDSIHKLFELAMEEKDYATMSMLEWFIDEQVEEEAQTEEIVSKIKALLSTPNGMYLLDKELGQR; from the coding sequence ATGTTAAGCGAAAAGCTAGAAAAAGCTTTGAATGAACAAATAAAGAAGGAGATTAATTCTGCTTATCTTTATTTATCGATGGCTACTTATTTTGATTCGGAAGGTCTTAAGGGATTTGCCAATTGGATGAAGAAACAGGCAAATGAAGAATTGGGCCATGCAATGAAATTATATGATTATGTATATGAAAGAGGGGGAGAAGTAGAATTACAGGCAATTGAGAAACCAAAATGTAAATGGGATTCGCCACTTGCAGCTTTTGAAGATGCAAAAAACCACGAAAAATTTATTACTGATTCAATTCATAAGCTTTTTGAATTAGCTATGGAAGAAAAAGATTATGCTACAATGAGTATGTTAGAGTGGTTTATTGATGAACAAGTGGAAGAAGAAGCACAAACGGAAGAAATTGTTTCTAAGATTAAAGCTCTCTTATCTACGCCTAATGGTATGTATTTACTTGATAAAGAACTTGGGCAAAGATAA
- the mfd gene encoding transcription-repair coupling factor — protein sequence MKNTIIIVPSEKDCKHTQYFRIPSYDIFPFENIQNSWFVKSHRIYSLYLALNNKLKGIATLHALTRYVMPPNEFKKYIFEFKVGDKFKSPEKLFTELGYERVFNVREGGQFAIRGEIIDFIGANEVPTRIELFDNEIEEIREFDPSTQKSIKKLDLALILPAKEYIGNITHETMIGEKYQGTILDYNVKLLITDKDKVIDEYIKKEREIRDLIIDRKLRHKYVMFSGFDYQKIIKNISGTFKLKKEGEKSKKTQKIQKEHNVPTIPVISEEEIKIGDIVVHKQYGIAKFSGIRKIKNNNFEREYLILEYKDSKLYVPIDRLDLVQKYIGVKEAVQIDKLKKNSWHRRVKKARKEIEKTVKELLRINAIRKNTKGLVIEGDPELEKEFSDTFPHIETEDQLKAINDVMKDLSSDKNMDRLVAGDAGYGKTEVAMRAAFKVAVSGKQVAVLTPTTVLARQHYENFKKRFEKFGLKVELYDSSLTPKQKQKVITDVRKGITDIVIGTHGIFKSLKFSDLGLLIIDEEQKFGVEQKEALKKLRVNVNILSMSATPIPRTLHMALSGLKDMSVIKTPPFGRKQIQVIVSKYDPKIIRQAILREINRGGQVLYVHNRVNDIDEIAAKLNEIVPEVSIGIAHGQMSKRTMEKTVHEFYNGNIDVLVATTIIENGIDIPNANTLIVDDAHRYGISQLYQLRGRVGRSDKRAFAYFLYSGKLNKIANERLKAIKEIVGPGSGFQIALRDMEIRGIGNILGLEQHGFINDIGLHYYFEILDEILDELQGKEVFKIETEISGMQGSVVIPENYIYDPAERIRLYRRIASLTSTDEIKEIKEELKDRFGDIPQSVENLLKYTKLRILASKCGIKKIIIEDSGLILYTENTLNINLPYIYNEKEKAYIIYSDEESLIKELSKVEQE from the coding sequence ATGAAGAATACGATTATAATTGTTCCAAGTGAAAAAGATTGTAAACATACTCAATATTTTCGCATTCCTTCATACGATATTTTCCCATTTGAAAATATTCAAAATTCTTGGTTCGTAAAATCTCATAGAATTTATTCTTTATATCTTGCACTTAATAATAAATTAAAAGGTATTGCTACTTTGCATGCCCTTACTCGGTATGTTATGCCTCCCAATGAATTTAAAAAATACATATTCGAATTTAAAGTTGGAGATAAATTTAAATCTCCCGAAAAATTATTTACTGAACTTGGATATGAAAGAGTTTTCAATGTAAGAGAGGGAGGACAATTTGCAATTAGAGGAGAAATTATCGACTTTATTGGAGCCAATGAAGTACCTACAAGAATAGAATTATTCGATAACGAAATTGAAGAAATAAGAGAATTTGATCCATCCACTCAAAAATCTATCAAAAAATTAGATCTTGCTCTAATACTTCCTGCCAAAGAATATATAGGAAATATAACTCATGAAACAATGATAGGAGAAAAATATCAGGGAACTATTTTAGACTACAATGTAAAACTATTAATAACCGATAAAGATAAAGTTATAGACGAGTACATAAAAAAAGAAAGGGAAATAAGAGATTTAATAATTGATCGCAAATTGAGACACAAATACGTAATGTTCTCAGGATTTGATTATCAAAAAATTATCAAAAACATTTCAGGAACTTTTAAACTAAAAAAAGAAGGAGAGAAAAGTAAAAAAACTCAAAAAATTCAAAAAGAACATAATGTACCAACAATTCCAGTGATTTCAGAAGAAGAAATTAAAATTGGTGATATAGTTGTTCACAAGCAATATGGTATTGCAAAATTTTCAGGTATTCGGAAAATCAAAAACAATAATTTTGAAAGAGAATATTTAATACTGGAATACAAAGACTCAAAGTTGTACGTGCCAATTGACAGACTTGACTTGGTTCAAAAATATATAGGTGTAAAAGAAGCAGTTCAAATAGATAAATTAAAAAAGAACTCTTGGCATCGTAGAGTCAAAAAAGCAAGAAAAGAAATTGAAAAAACTGTCAAAGAATTACTTAGGATTAATGCAATCAGAAAAAATACAAAAGGTTTAGTTATTGAAGGAGATCCAGAGCTAGAAAAAGAATTTTCTGATACATTTCCACACATTGAAACTGAAGATCAGTTAAAAGCTATAAACGATGTTATGAAAGATTTATCTTCAGATAAAAACATGGATAGACTAGTAGCTGGAGACGCCGGATATGGTAAAACAGAAGTAGCAATGAGAGCAGCTTTTAAAGTTGCAGTTTCTGGAAAGCAAGTTGCAGTCTTGACACCTACGACAGTTCTTGCCCGACAACACTATGAAAATTTTAAAAAACGGTTTGAAAAATTTGGGTTAAAAGTTGAGTTATACGATAGCTCTTTAACTCCAAAACAAAAACAAAAAGTAATTACTGATGTAAGGAAAGGCATAACCGATATAGTTATTGGCACACATGGTATTTTTAAATCACTAAAATTTTCAGATTTAGGTTTACTTATTATAGATGAAGAACAAAAATTTGGTGTTGAACAAAAGGAAGCATTAAAAAAACTGAGAGTTAATGTAAATATATTGTCAATGAGTGCTACTCCTATTCCTAGAACGCTACATATGGCTTTAAGTGGTTTAAAAGATATGTCTGTCATCAAAACTCCTCCATTCGGCAGAAAACAAATACAAGTTATTGTCAGTAAATATGATCCTAAAATAATAAGACAAGCAATATTAAGAGAAATCAATAGAGGTGGTCAAGTATTATATGTCCATAATAGAGTTAATGACATTGATGAAATTGCAGCTAAATTAAACGAAATTGTTCCCGAAGTTTCCATTGGAATTGCCCATGGTCAAATGTCTAAACGTACTATGGAAAAAACCGTGCATGAGTTTTATAACGGAAATATCGATGTTCTTGTTGCAACAACAATTATCGAAAATGGCATTGATATTCCAAACGCAAACACATTGATTGTAGATGATGCACATAGGTATGGAATTTCTCAGCTTTATCAATTAAGAGGTAGAGTTGGAAGAAGCGATAAGAGAGCTTTTGCATACTTTTTATATTCCGGAAAGCTGAACAAAATAGCTAACGAGAGATTAAAAGCCATAAAAGAAATAGTGGGGCCAGGAAGTGGTTTTCAGATTGCTTTAAGAGATATGGAAATCAGAGGAATAGGAAATATTTTAGGATTAGAACAACATGGCTTTATTAACGATATTGGGTTACATTATTATTTTGAAATTTTAGATGAGATTTTAGATGAACTCCAAGGAAAAGAAGTTTTTAAAATTGAAACAGAAATATCTGGAATGCAAGGTTCAGTTGTCATACCAGAAAATTACATTTATGATCCAGCTGAAAGAATTAGATTATATAGAAGGATTGCATCACTCACTTCAACCGATGAAATAAAAGAAATTAAAGAAGAATTAAAAGATAGGTTCGGAGACATTCCTCAAAGTGTGGAAAATCTTTTAAAATACACAAAATTAAGAATTCTTGCTTCGAAATGTGGAATCAAAAAAATAATTATTGAAGACTCTGGTTTGATTTTATATACCGAAAACACCCTAAACATTAATTTACCTTACATATACAACGAGAAAGAAAAAGCTTATATTATCTATTCAGATGAAGAAAGCTTAATAAAAGAATTGAGTAAAGTTGAACAAGAATAA
- a CDS encoding class II aldolase/adducin family protein, whose amino-acid sequence MKRKILEAVNFIVKNNLVKGTWGNVSLKYGELIYITPSGVPYNVLKEEDVSVVKIDGTHVSGLKPSSELPTHLEIYNSREDVNAIVHTHPVFSTTVSLITSYIPPLVEDAVMILGPKINVAEYALPGTNKLAQNVVRALGNNHAVILKNHGLITVGSDLNEALTASLVCEKTAEIFLYALNIGNFNVINDKDASILRNKYLNSYRQIRKDVR is encoded by the coding sequence ATGAAAAGAAAAATTTTAGAGGCTGTAAATTTTATCGTTAAAAATAATTTGGTTAAAGGAACTTGGGGGAATGTTTCTTTAAAATATGGAGAGTTAATTTATATTACACCTTCCGGTGTTCCATATAACGTTTTAAAAGAAGAAGATGTTTCAGTTGTAAAGATTGATGGTACACACGTATCTGGTTTAAAACCATCTTCAGAATTACCAACACATTTGGAAATTTATAATTCACGAGAAGATGTAAATGCGATAGTCCATACCCACCCAGTTTTTTCTACTACTGTTTCACTTATTACAAGTTATATTCCTCCATTGGTTGAGGATGCAGTAATGATTCTTGGACCTAAAATAAATGTTGCTGAATATGCTTTGCCTGGAACAAACAAATTAGCTCAAAATGTAGTTAGGGCTCTTGGAAATAATCATGCAGTAATTTTAAAAAATCATGGTTTGATTACTGTTGGTTCAGATTTGAATGAAGCTTTAACTGCTAGCCTCGTGTGTGAAAAAACGGCTGAAATATTTTTGTATGCTTTGAATATTGGCAATTTTAACGTTATTAATGATAAAGATGCAAGTATACTAAGGAATAAGTATTTAAATAGCTATAGACAGATTAGAAAAGATGTTAGATAA
- a CDS encoding acyl-CoA mutase large subunit family protein, translating to MFEKEELERIEKGMENYESQVEKVKQKFPERKEKFVSTSGYEIKRLYTPIDVSDLDYEKDLGFPGQFPFTRGVQPTMYRGRFWTMRQYAGFGTAEESNKRYKYLLSQGQTGLSVAFDLPTQIGYDSDDPMAEGEVGKVGVAIDSLKDMEVLFDGIPLDKVSTSMTINSTAAILLAMYIVVAEKQGVPLEKLSGTIQNDILKEYIARGTYIFPPQPSMKIITDIFEYCSKNMPRWNPISISGYHIREAGSTAVQEVAFTLADAIAYVETAIKAGLDPNIFGQRLSFFFAAHNNFLEEIAKFRAARRLWAKIMKYRFGVTNEKAMRLRFHTQTGGSTLTAQQPLNNIIRVTLQALAAVLGGTQSLHTNSFDEALGLPTEESAMIALRTQQIIAYESGVADTIDPLAGSYVIESMTNEIEKGAEEYINKIDSMGGMVRAIEMGYVQKEIHESAYKMQLAVENGEEIIVGVNKFKVNEEAQQRKILKVDPQLEEKQKQELKRLKKNRDNEKVKKALKNLENAAINNDNLMPYIIEAVKVYATVGEISNVLRKVYGEYNETIII from the coding sequence ATGTTCGAAAAGGAAGAATTAGAAAGAATAGAAAAAGGTATGGAAAACTATGAATCACAAGTTGAAAAAGTAAAACAAAAATTTCCAGAAAGAAAAGAAAAATTTGTTTCAACGTCTGGATATGAAATAAAGAGATTGTATACCCCAATAGATGTATCAGATTTAGATTATGAAAAGGATTTAGGATTTCCTGGGCAGTTTCCGTTTACTCGTGGTGTACAACCTACGATGTATAGAGGCAGATTTTGGACAATGAGACAATACGCGGGATTTGGAACTGCTGAAGAATCAAACAAAAGGTACAAATATTTATTATCCCAAGGTCAAACAGGACTGTCGGTTGCTTTTGATTTACCGACACAAATAGGATATGATTCGGATGATCCAATGGCAGAAGGGGAAGTTGGAAAAGTTGGGGTTGCAATTGATTCGCTTAAAGACATGGAAGTTTTGTTTGATGGAATTCCCTTAGATAAAGTTAGCACTTCAATGACCATTAATAGTACAGCAGCGATTTTACTTGCAATGTATATTGTTGTTGCCGAAAAACAAGGAGTGCCTCTGGAAAAATTATCGGGAACTATCCAAAATGATATTTTAAAGGAATATATTGCAAGAGGAACATATATATTTCCACCGCAACCATCAATGAAAATTATCACTGATATTTTCGAGTATTGTTCAAAAAATATGCCTAGATGGAATCCTATTAGCATTAGTGGTTATCATATTAGAGAAGCTGGTTCAACTGCTGTTCAAGAAGTTGCTTTTACATTAGCTGATGCAATTGCATATGTTGAAACAGCAATTAAGGCTGGTCTTGATCCAAATATCTTTGGTCAAAGACTTTCCTTCTTCTTCGCGGCGCATAACAATTTCTTGGAAGAAATAGCTAAATTTAGGGCTGCTAGAAGATTGTGGGCTAAGATTATGAAATATAGGTTTGGTGTTACAAATGAAAAGGCAATGAGATTGAGATTTCATACCCAGACAGGTGGTTCAACTTTAACAGCTCAACAACCTCTTAACAATATAATTAGAGTGACTTTACAAGCGTTAGCTGCAGTACTTGGTGGAACACAATCCTTACATACAAACAGTTTTGATGAAGCATTAGGCCTTCCTACTGAAGAATCTGCAATGATTGCTTTGAGAACGCAACAAATAATTGCATATGAATCAGGTGTGGCAGATACAATTGATCCTTTGGCTGGCTCTTATGTTATTGAATCTATGACAAATGAAATTGAAAAAGGAGCAGAAGAGTATATAAATAAAATCGATTCAATGGGTGGAATGGTTAGAGCAATTGAAATGGGATATGTTCAAAAGGAAATTCATGAAAGTGCGTACAAAATGCAGCTTGCAGTTGAAAATGGTGAAGAAATAATTGTTGGAGTAAATAAATTCAAAGTAAATGAAGAAGCACAACAGAGAAAAATTTTGAAAGTTGATCCTCAACTTGAGGAAAAACAGAAACAAGAGTTAAAAAGATTGAAGAAAAATAGAGATAATGAAAAAGTGAAAAAAGCTTTGAAAAATTTAGAAAATGCAGCCATTAATAATGACAATTTAATGCCATATATAATAGAGGCTGTAAAAGTATATGCGACAGTTGGAGAAATTAGTAATGTTTTACGAAAAGTATACGGGGAATATAACGAAACGATTATAATTTAA
- the pdxS gene encoding pyridoxal 5'-phosphate synthase lyase subunit PdxS: MTDKGTWMVKEGFAEMFKGGVIMDVTTAEQAKIAEEAGAVAVMALERVPADIRKAGGVARMASISKIKEIMEAVSIPVMAKVRIGHIAEARILEALGIDFIDESEVLTPADDKYHINKWDFKVPFVCGARNLGEALRRIAEGAAMIRTKGEAGTGNVVEAVKHMRTVMDEIRKVQNMPDEELVSYAKEIGAPVNLVAEVKKLGRLPVVNFAAGGVATPADAALMMILGADGVFVGSGIFKSKDPAKMAKAIVMAVTYWNDPEMLLKISEDIGQPMEGLEIENLDVHLQERGW, from the coding sequence ATGACTGATAAAGGCACATGGATGGTAAAAGAAGGTTTTGCTGAAATGTTTAAAGGTGGAGTTATAATGGACGTTACCACTGCTGAACAAGCTAAGATAGCAGAAGAGGCAGGAGCAGTTGCAGTTATGGCACTTGAAAGAGTTCCTGCTGATATAAGAAAAGCTGGTGGCGTTGCACGAATGGCGAGTATAAGTAAAATAAAAGAAATTATGGAAGCTGTTTCAATTCCTGTGATGGCAAAAGTTAGAATTGGTCATATAGCAGAAGCAAGAATCTTGGAGGCCCTTGGAATTGATTTTATTGATGAATCAGAAGTTCTTACACCTGCAGATGATAAATATCATATAAACAAATGGGATTTTAAAGTACCATTTGTTTGTGGAGCAAGAAATCTTGGAGAAGCATTGAGAAGAATTGCTGAAGGAGCAGCAATGATTAGAACAAAAGGTGAAGCAGGCACTGGAAATGTTGTAGAGGCCGTGAAACATATGAGAACCGTTATGGATGAAATTAGAAAAGTTCAAAATATGCCTGATGAGGAATTGGTAAGTTATGCTAAAGAAATTGGGGCTCCGGTAAATTTAGTAGCGGAAGTTAAAAAATTGGGTCGGCTTCCTGTTGTTAATTTTGCGGCAGGTGGAGTTGCAACTCCCGCTGATGCAGCACTAATGATGATACTCGGAGCAGATGGGGTTTTTGTTGGAAGTGGTATTTTTAAATCAAAAGATCCAGCAAAAATGGCAAAGGCAATAGTTATGGCAGTAACATATTGGAATGATCCTGAAATGTTGTTGAAGATATCCGAAGATATTGGACAACCAATGGAAGGATTAGAGATAGAAAACTTAGATGTACACCTTCAAGAAAGGGGTTGGTAA
- the disA gene encoding DNA integrity scanning diadenylate cyclase DisA: MLIPQGLLTKIKLLAPGTKLRKALDDIVLANFGALIVFISEEKMEDYAEIMQAGFRLDIPFSPERLYELAKMDGAIIVDENVTKILAANVHLVPDASIPTSETGTRHRTAERVAKQTGQLVIAVSKRRNVISLYYNNYKYIINDINFLITRVNQALNTLEKYRQNFDKMLLNIDILEIENRVTLIDVVEIINKGVEILKIKDEIDPYVIELGVEGKLASMQLTEIVVDVEDILYNLVLDYYSVDLEIEEKAVQIIETLKSYKERRPISTARLLGYDDVANINQLNDYHVQSRGYRLLRNIAKIPMTITHNVVKAFGNVFSLSNADFSALKEVEGIGEKRAAAIIDSINSMRNRISQK; this comes from the coding sequence ATGTTAATTCCACAAGGGTTGTTAACAAAGATAAAATTATTAGCACCTGGAACGAAATTAAGAAAAGCGTTAGACGATATAGTTTTAGCTAATTTTGGAGCTTTAATAGTATTTATTTCAGAAGAAAAAATGGAAGATTATGCCGAAATAATGCAGGCAGGTTTTAGATTAGATATACCTTTTTCACCAGAGAGACTTTACGAACTTGCAAAAATGGATGGTGCAATAATTGTCGATGAAAATGTAACAAAAATACTGGCTGCAAATGTTCATCTTGTACCTGATGCAAGTATCCCTACTAGTGAAACTGGCACAAGACATAGAACGGCTGAGAGGGTGGCTAAACAAACGGGGCAGCTAGTAATAGCTGTATCAAAACGAAGAAATGTAATTTCGTTATATTACAATAATTATAAGTATATTATTAACGATATTAACTTTTTAATTACGAGGGTTAATCAAGCATTAAATACATTGGAAAAGTATAGGCAAAATTTTGATAAAATGCTTTTGAATATAGATATACTGGAAATTGAAAATAGAGTTACCTTAATTGATGTGGTAGAAATAATAAATAAAGGGGTAGAGATACTAAAAATCAAAGATGAAATTGATCCTTACGTTATCGAACTTGGTGTAGAAGGCAAATTAGCCTCTATGCAATTGACAGAAATTGTCGTTGATGTTGAAGATATATTGTATAATTTGGTGTTAGATTATTATAGTGTAGATTTAGAAATAGAAGAAAAAGCTGTACAAATTATTGAAACATTGAAAAGTTATAAAGAGAGAAGGCCAATATCTACGGCACGGTTATTGGGTTACGATGATGTAGCCAATATAAATCAATTAAATGATTATCATGTTCAGTCAAGAGGTTATAGGTTATTAAGAAATATTGCAAAAATACCTATGACAATTACTCATAACGTTGTAAAAGCATTTGGAAATGTATTTTCACTGAGTAACGCAGATTTTTCTGCTTTGAAAGAGGTTGAAGGGATAGGCGAGAAGAGAGCGGCTGCAATTATTGATAGTATTAATTCTATGAGAAATAGAATTTCTCAAAAATAA
- a CDS encoding pyruvate carboxylase subunit B, with product MFVDTTLRDGHQSLIATRMRTLDMLPALSSMDQLNFDAMEVWGGATFDVCVRFLKENPWERIKIIKKNLKNTKTQMLLRGQNLVGYRHYADDVVELFVKKAVENGVEKIRIFDALNDIRNLEKSIEVALETGVHVQGAISYTISPVHTIEYYLNFARQLVERGVHSLCIKDMAGLLTPKMSYELIRQLKKEFSIPIEIHTHCTSGLGSMNYIAAVEAGVDFLDTALSPFALGTSQPPFESLYYSVKEYRKLPEIDWKNIEFLVGHFKKVREKYREYDVGMTSIDYRILVSQVPGGMYSNLVKQLSEQKMLHKLSEVLEEIPRVRKELGYPPLVTPTSQIVGVQAVLNVITGERYSKVTNEVKNYLKGMYGRPPAPIDKELIRKILGNEKPIECRPADLLEPEVEAARKNIGILASNDEELLIYIILGEVGRKYLKEKYEERILVDLNLAEEFGGGYPI from the coding sequence ATGTTTGTAGATACAACATTGCGAGATGGACATCAATCATTAATTGCGACTAGAATGAGAACTTTAGATATGCTCCCTGCACTTTCAAGTATGGACCAATTAAATTTTGATGCTATGGAAGTGTGGGGCGGTGCAACTTTTGATGTTTGTGTTCGTTTTCTTAAGGAAAATCCTTGGGAAAGGATTAAGATTATAAAAAAGAACTTAAAGAATACAAAAACACAAATGTTATTAAGAGGTCAGAATCTTGTTGGTTATAGGCATTATGCTGATGATGTTGTGGAACTATTTGTAAAAAAAGCAGTTGAAAATGGTGTAGAAAAAATAAGAATTTTCGATGCGTTAAATGATATTAGAAACTTAGAAAAAAGTATCGAAGTGGCTTTGGAAACAGGAGTGCATGTGCAAGGAGCAATTTCGTATACTATTAGTCCAGTACATACGATTGAATATTATTTAAATTTTGCAAGGCAACTTGTTGAAAGAGGAGTTCATTCATTGTGTATTAAAGATATGGCTGGACTATTAACACCTAAGATGAGTTATGAACTTATTCGGCAATTGAAAAAAGAATTTTCAATTCCTATTGAAATTCATACCCACTGTACTTCTGGACTTGGAAGCATGAATTATATTGCAGCCGTTGAAGCTGGAGTAGATTTTCTAGATACAGCACTTTCACCATTTGCCCTTGGAACTTCACAACCGCCATTTGAATCTTTGTATTATTCTGTTAAGGAGTATAGGAAGCTGCCCGAAATTGATTGGAAAAACATAGAATTTTTGGTTGGGCATTTTAAGAAAGTTAGGGAAAAATATCGAGAATACGATGTAGGGATGACAAGTATTGATTATAGAATTTTAGTATCTCAGGTTCCAGGAGGCATGTATTCTAATTTGGTAAAGCAACTTTCTGAACAAAAAATGTTACATAAATTATCTGAAGTTTTAGAGGAGATTCCGAGAGTAAGAAAAGAACTAGGTTATCCCCCTCTTGTTACACCTACTAGTCAAATAGTAGGAGTCCAGGCGGTGTTAAATGTAATTACTGGTGAGAGATATTCGAAAGTAACGAATGAGGTAAAAAATTATTTAAAGGGTATGTATGGAAGGCCTCCAGCGCCGATTGATAAAGAGTTAATACGCAAAATATTAGGTAATGAAAAACCAATTGAATGTAGACCTGCAGATTTATTAGAACCTGAAGTTGAAGCAGCAAGAAAGAATATAGGAATACTTGCTTCAAATGATGAAGAATTGTTAATTTATATTATCTTAGGTGAAGTTGGAAGAAAATACTTAAAAGAAAAATATGAAGAAAGAATATTGGTTGATTTGAACCTTGCTGAAGAATTTGGAGGAGGTTACCCTATTTGA